CATCAGGTGCGCAGCACGCGCGGCAACACCCTGCTGGAAGACGGGCTGCTCAACGTCTCGGCGCCGCTGGTGAAGGGAACCACCGGCGGGGTGGGCCTGGTGTCGGGGCTGTGGAAGGGTTACGTCGACCTGCGCGGCGCACGCCAGGAGAACCAGCGCCTGCGCCAGGAGGTGGAAGCGGCCGAGGAGGAGGGGCGCCGCGGCGAGGAATACCGCCGCGAAAACCTCAGGCTGCGCGACCTGCTGGAGCTGAAGCGCGACGTGACCATTCCGTCGCTGGCCGCCGAGGTGATCGCCTTCGGCAACACCTCCCAGGCACGCATTGCCATCCTCAACCGCGGCTCCGCCGACGGCGTGCGGCGCGATCTCCCGGTCATCAGCCGGCGCGGCGTGGTGGGGCGGGTCATCGCCGTGGGGCGAGGCACCTCGAAAGTGCAGCTGCTGATCGATCCGAACAGCGGCGTGGCCGGGGTCCTGCAGCGCAGC
This DNA window, taken from Candidatus Polarisedimenticolia bacterium, encodes the following:
- the mreC gene encoding rod shape-determining protein MreC, which translates into the protein MNKSFPERRPFLLLILILASLLVLMSHQVRSTRGNTLLEDGLLNVSAPLVKGTTGGVGLVSGLWKGYVDLRGARQENQRLRQEVEAAEEEGRRGEEYRRENLRLRDLLELKRDVTIPSLAAEVIAFGNTSQARIAILNRGSADGVRRDLPVISRRGVVGRVIAVGRGTSKVQLLIDPNSGVAGVLQRSRGQGMVVGLGDAGCRMEYVSDLEDVAVGDVVVTSGLDRIYPKGIVIGVVSSVEAGDQLTKHILIRPEVDFTHLEEVLVLKEAPEAAEAETPAP